Proteins encoded in a region of the Populus nigra chromosome 3, ddPopNigr1.1, whole genome shotgun sequence genome:
- the LOC133688448 gene encoding short-chain dehydrogenase TIC 32 B, chloroplastic-like encodes MSFFSLVTGRPGTSGFGSASTAEQVTQGIDASNLTVLITGGASGIGLETTRVLALHKARVIIAARNMAAANEAKQLILKEDENARVDVLKLDLSSIKSIREFADNLNALDLPLNILINNAGIMFCPYQLSEDGIEMQFATNHLGHFLLTNLLLDKMKETARTTGVEGRIVNLSSVAHIHTYKDGIQFNNINDKKRYSDKRAYGQSKLANILHAKELSRRFQEDGVNITANAVHPGLIMTNLFKHSAILMRTFKFFSFFLWKNVPQGAATTCYVALHPSLKGVTGKYYVDCNSLEPSAFARDEALARELWNFSNKLITSVSKA; translated from the exons atgagtttctttTCGTTAGTGACAGGAAGGCCTGGTACTAGTGGGTTTGGATCAGCTTCTACTGCTGAGCAGGTTACACAGGGGATCGATGCTTCCAATCTTACTGTCCTTATCACTG GTGGAGCAAGTGGAATTGGTTTGGAGACGACAAGAGTGCTGGCTTTACATAAAGCCCGTGTCATTATTGCTGCCAGGAACATGGCTGCTGCAAACGAAGCTAAACAACTTATTCTTAAAGAGGATGAAAATGCCCGTGTTGATGTCCTAAAACTTGATCTGTCCTCTATCAAATCCATTAGAGAATTCGCTGATAACTTAAATGCTCTCGATCTGCCTCTCAACATCTTAAT tAACAATGCCGGCATCATGTTTTGCCCCTACCAGCTCTCAGAAGATGGAATAGAGATGCAATTTGCCACAAATCACCTGG GTCATTTTCTCTTGACAAATCTGCTCCTTGACAAAATGAAAGAGACCGCAAGAACCACCGGTGTCGAGGGGAGGATTGTGAATTTGTCATCAGTTGCCCACATTCACACTTACAAAGATGGGATCCAGTTCAATAATATTAATGACAAGAAGAG ATATTCTGACAAAAGGGCTTATGGCCAATCCAAGTTGGCAAACATACTGCATGCCAAAGAGCTTTCCCGTCGCTTTCAG GAAGATGGTGTGAACATTACTGCAAATGCAGTCCATCCAGGGTTGATTATGACAAATCTCTTCAAACACTCTGCAATTTTAATGA GAACTTTTAAGTTCTTTTCGTTTTTCTTATGGAAGAACGTGCCTCAG GGGGCAGCCACAACATGCTACGTCGCGTTGCACCCGAGCTTGAAAGGTGTTACCGGTAAATACTATGTGGACTGCAATAGCTTGGAGCCCAGTGCATTTGCTAGAGATGAAGCATTGGCAAGGGAACTGTGGAACTTCAGCAACAAGCTGATTACTTCTGTTTCAAAagcttga
- the LOC133690258 gene encoding uncharacterized protein LOC133690258: MMSLPFTSLRHRLSWPLILYSATWTSLLTLTVAVASFSPEFAFVLTISSFSQGCEQEGTVRVPLDVPGEVMCLPAHLFKRSTVTDSIVSLLFAALVVAVSTWVVRAMGLWEDDEATL; this comes from the coding sequence ATGATGTCTCTCCCCTTCACATCTCTCCGCCATCGGCTTTCATGGCCTCTGATACTCTATTCTGCTACATGGACGTCTCTCCTAACGCTGACAGTGGCAGTGGCCTCGTTCTCCCCCGAGTTTGCATTTGTATTAACAATATCTTCGTTTTCGCAAGGGTGTGAACAGGAGGGGACTGTTAGGGTTCCACTAGACGTGCCAGGAGAGGTCATGTGCTTGCCCGCTCACCTCTTCAAAAGGTCTACTGTGACTGATTCCATTGTTTCTCTCCTCTTTGCAGCGCTAGTGGTTGCTGTCTCAACCTGGGTGGTTCGAGCCATGGGCTTGTGGGAGGACGATGAGGCCACCCTCTAA
- the LOC133690257 gene encoding UNC93-like protein 3, whose translation MASMDNNRDEEEPFVVAAASVDNSETLRNHTKDVHILSSAFLLIFLAYGAAQNLETTLNTKDDMGTISLGILYVSFTFFSLIASSVVRFMGSKNAVLLGTSGYWLFIAANLKPTWYTMVPASLYLGFAASIIWVGQGTYLTSTARSQARDYHLHEGTVIGNFNGEFWGMFASHQFVGNLISLAILRNGTEGSISGTTLLFTVFLCSMTLGTILVCFLSKRVDGGGEGPKDSSVSLYSSLTSLSKSVITPLLDVRMLLIIPLIAYSGLQQAFVWAEFTEKIVTPALGVSGVGGSMAVYGAFDAICSLTAGRLTSGIFSITWIVSAGLFLQAFVFLWILFKYSLTSGVLGIVYPLLMAAMLGIGDGVINTQLSALLGILFKHDTEGAFAQLKVWQSASIAVVFFINPYISLQVMVEIMLAALFVAAGGFLVLSLRIEKAFSSPS comes from the exons atggccTCCATGGATAATAATAGAGACGAAGAGGAACCCTTTGTTGTCGCTGCTGCTTCTGTTGATAATTCGGAGACTCTTAGGAACCACACGAAAGATGTTCATATCTTGAGCTCTGCTTTTTTGTTGATCTTCCTTGCCTATGGTGCTGCTCAGAACTTAGAGACCACTCTCAATACT aaGGATGATATGGGCACGATTTCCCTAGGGATACTGTATGTGTCTTTCACATTCTTCTCTTTAATTGCTTCTTCGGTGGTTCGATTTATGGGGTCAAAGAATGCTGTGCTTCTCGGTACTTCTGGTTATTGGCTGTTCATTGCTGCTAATTTGAAGCCCACTTG GTATACGATGGTACCGGCTTCTTTGTACCTTGGCTTTGCTGCTTCAATAATATGGGTTGGACAG GGTACATATCTCACTTCCACGGCACGCAGTCAAGCGAGAGATTACCACTTACATGAAGGAACTGTAATTGGCAACTTCAATGGAGAATTTTGGGGAATGTTTGCCAGCCACCAG TTTGTTGGAAATCTAATCTCTCTTGCTATTCTGAGAAATGGAACC GAGGGAAGTATCAGCGGTACAACTTTATTGTTCACTGTGTTTCTTTGTAGTATGACCTTAGGTACCATATTAGTGTGCTTCTTAAGTAAAAGGGTTGATGGAGGAGGGGAGGGCCCTAAAGATTCTTCTGTCAGTTTATATTCTTCTCTAACATCACTGTCGAAGTCAGTTATCACTCCTTTGCTTGATGTACGCATGCTATTGATCATCCCCTTGATTGCATATTCAGGATTACAACAAGCATTTGTATG GGCTGAATTCACCGAGAAAATTGTAACTCCAGCACTTGGTGTGTCTGGTGTTGGGGGTTCGATGGCAGTATACGGTGCTTTTGATGCAATA TGTTCCCTCACTGCTGGAAGACTCACCTCTGGTATTTTTTCAATCACGTGGATTGTCTCTGCTGGACTTTTTCTTCAGGCTTTTGTATTTCTCTGGATTCTGTTTAAATACAG TTTAACTAGTGGGGTACTTGGCATTGTATACCCACTTCTCATGGCAGCCATGTTGGGCATTGGTGATGGAGTAATCAATACACAACTTAGTGCTTTGCTTGGAATACTTTTCAAGCATGATACG GAAGGAGCATTTGCACAACTCAAGGTCTGGCAAAGTGCTTCCATTGCAGTTGTGTTCTTTATCAACCCATACATCTCGCTGCAGGTGATGGTGGAAATTATGCTTGCAGCACTGTTTGTAGCCGCAGGTGGATTCTTGGTATTGAGTCTCCGGATAGAGAAAGCTTTCTCCTCCCCGAGTTGA